One Cucurbita pepo subsp. pepo cultivar mu-cu-16 unplaced genomic scaffold, ASM280686v2 Cp4.1_scaffold000298, whole genome shotgun sequence genomic window carries:
- the LOC111784924 gene encoding uncharacterized protein LOC111784924 — IQGGCIADIGSCETGFDSASGSVRTKKFRTKGSELADRKGEKNKAMPRVLSIRCSSIDEALSLSSRARCNKG, encoded by the coding sequence ATACAAGGAGGATGTATAGCTGATATAGGATCTTGTGAAACAGGATTTGATTCTGCAAGCGGTTCGGTACGAACGAAGAAATTTCGAACAAAAGGATCGGAACTCGCTGATAGGaaaggagagaaaaacaaagcaaTGCCAAGAGTTCTGTCAATCCGCTGTTCATCGATAGACGAAGCTCTCTCTTTATCATCTCGTGCCAGATGCAACAAAGGATGA